The following proteins are encoded in a genomic region of Anabas testudineus chromosome 13, fAnaTes1.2, whole genome shotgun sequence:
- the ilkap gene encoding integrin-linked kinase-associated serine/threonine phosphatase 2C isoform X3, which yields MDLFDDLPEPTQTSGPVSAAVTAQRQSKDKEEEERSVKRKREDADSHAEEKEEEFKKVCLPVLKGYVAARRGEREEMQDAHVLLPDMSSCLSALPGQVSRVSYFAVFDGHGGARASQFAAEHLHHNLAKKFPSGDSENLDKLIKKCLLDTFRQTDEDFLKKASSQKPAWKDGSTATCVVVVDDMIYVANLGDSRAVLCRMEAAADGVRRSVTLALSKEHNPTIYEERMRIQRAGGTVRDGRVLGVLEVSRSIGDGQYKRCGVISTPDLRRCQLTANDRFIILACDGLFKVFSADEAVKFVLNILQQEESVEQKPGLTEEEVRFEAACQQLASEAVRRGCADNVTVILVSVGS from the exons ATGGATCTGTTTGACGACCTACCAGAACCAACACAGACCTCCG GTCCAGTTTCTGCAGCTGTCACAGCTCAGCGACAGtccaaagacaaagaggaggaagagaggagtgTGAAACGAAAGCGAGAAGATGCCGACAGTCACgctgaagaaaaagaggaggagttCAAGAAAGTTT GCCTTCCTGTGTTGAAAGGCTATGTGGCAGCGAGGCGTGGTGAGCGGGAGGAGATGCAGGATGCTCACGTGTTGCTTCCGGACATGAGCAGCTGTCTCTCAGCTTTGCCGGGACAAGT GTCTCGTGTCTCATACTTCGCTGTGTTCGACGGTCACGGTGGAGCTCGAGCCTCTCAATTTGCGGCAGAGCATCTTCACCACAACCTGGCAAAGAAGTTCCCCAGTG gAGATTCTGAGAATTTGGACAAACTTATTAAGAAATGTCTCCTGGACACATTCCGACAGACAGACGAAGACTTTCTTAAGAAAGCTTCTAGCCA GAAACCAGCATGGAAGGACGGCTCCACAGCTACCTGCGTTGTAGTGGTGGACGACATGATTTATGTGGCCAATCTGGGAGACAGCAGG GCAGTGTTGTGTCggatggaggcagcagcagatggAGTGAGGAGGTCGGTGACTCTGGCTCTTAGTAAAGAACACAACCCAACCATCTACGAGGAACGAATGaggatccagagagcaggaggcACTGTCCG GGACGGCAGGGTGCTGGGGGTCCTCGAGGTGTCTCGCTCCATCGGAGATGGTCAGTACAAACGCTGTGGAGTCATCTCAACCCCGGACCTGAGGAGGTGTCAGCTCACAGCCAACGACAG gtttaTAATTTTGGCCTGTGATGGTCTGTTCAAAGTGTTTTCTGCTGATGAAGCTGTGAAATTTGTCCTCAACATCCTGCAG CAGGAGGAGAGTGTGGAGCAGAAGCCGGggctgacagaggaggaggtgcgGTTCGAAGCTGCTTGCCAACAGTTGGCCAGCGAGGCGGTGAGGCGCGGCTGTGCCGACAACGTCACTGTGATCCTGGTTTCAGTCGGCTCCTGA
- the ilkap gene encoding integrin-linked kinase-associated serine/threonine phosphatase 2C isoform X1, translating into MDLFDDLPEPTQTSGPVSAAVTAQRQSKDKEEEERSVKRKREDADSHAEEKEEEFKKVCKEGLPVLKGYVAARRGEREEMQDAHVLLPDMSSCLSALPGQVSRVSYFAVFDGHGGARASQFAAEHLHHNLAKKFPSGDSENLDKLIKKCLLDTFRQTDEDFLKKASSQKPAWKDGSTATCVVVVDDMIYVANLGDSRAVLCRMEAAADGVRRSVTLALSKEHNPTIYEERMRIQRAGGTVRDGRVLGVLEVSRSIGDGQYKRCGVISTPDLRRCQLTANDRFIILACDGLFKVFSADEAVKFVLNILQQEESVEQKPGLTEEEVRFEAACQQLASEAVRRGCADNVTVILVSVGS; encoded by the exons ATGGATCTGTTTGACGACCTACCAGAACCAACACAGACCTCCG GTCCAGTTTCTGCAGCTGTCACAGCTCAGCGACAGtccaaagacaaagaggaggaagagaggagtgTGAAACGAAAGCGAGAAGATGCCGACAGTCACgctgaagaaaaagaggaggagttCAAGAAAGTTTGTAAAGAAG GCCTTCCTGTGTTGAAAGGCTATGTGGCAGCGAGGCGTGGTGAGCGGGAGGAGATGCAGGATGCTCACGTGTTGCTTCCGGACATGAGCAGCTGTCTCTCAGCTTTGCCGGGACAAGT GTCTCGTGTCTCATACTTCGCTGTGTTCGACGGTCACGGTGGAGCTCGAGCCTCTCAATTTGCGGCAGAGCATCTTCACCACAACCTGGCAAAGAAGTTCCCCAGTG gAGATTCTGAGAATTTGGACAAACTTATTAAGAAATGTCTCCTGGACACATTCCGACAGACAGACGAAGACTTTCTTAAGAAAGCTTCTAGCCA GAAACCAGCATGGAAGGACGGCTCCACAGCTACCTGCGTTGTAGTGGTGGACGACATGATTTATGTGGCCAATCTGGGAGACAGCAGG GCAGTGTTGTGTCggatggaggcagcagcagatggAGTGAGGAGGTCGGTGACTCTGGCTCTTAGTAAAGAACACAACCCAACCATCTACGAGGAACGAATGaggatccagagagcaggaggcACTGTCCG GGACGGCAGGGTGCTGGGGGTCCTCGAGGTGTCTCGCTCCATCGGAGATGGTCAGTACAAACGCTGTGGAGTCATCTCAACCCCGGACCTGAGGAGGTGTCAGCTCACAGCCAACGACAG gtttaTAATTTTGGCCTGTGATGGTCTGTTCAAAGTGTTTTCTGCTGATGAAGCTGTGAAATTTGTCCTCAACATCCTGCAG CAGGAGGAGAGTGTGGAGCAGAAGCCGGggctgacagaggaggaggtgcgGTTCGAAGCTGCTTGCCAACAGTTGGCCAGCGAGGCGGTGAGGCGCGGCTGTGCCGACAACGTCACTGTGATCCTGGTTTCAGTCGGCTCCTGA
- the ilkap gene encoding integrin-linked kinase-associated serine/threonine phosphatase 2C isoform X2 yields MDLFDDLPEPTQTSGPVSAAVTAQRQSKDKEEEERSVKRKREDADSHAEEKEEEFKKVCKEGLPVLKGYVAARRGEREEMQDAHVLLPDMSSCLSALPGQVSRVSYFAVFDGHGGARASQFAAEHLHHNLAKKFPSGDSENLDKLIKKCLLDTFRQTDEDFLKKASSQKPAWKDGSTATCVVVVDDMIYVANLGDSRAVLCRMEAAADGVRRSVTLALSKEHNPTIYEERMRIQRAGGTVRDGRVLGVLEVSRSIGDGQYKRCGVISTPDLRRCQLTANDRFIILACDGLFKVFSADEAVKFVLNILQEESVEQKPGLTEEEVRFEAACQQLASEAVRRGCADNVTVILVSVGS; encoded by the exons ATGGATCTGTTTGACGACCTACCAGAACCAACACAGACCTCCG GTCCAGTTTCTGCAGCTGTCACAGCTCAGCGACAGtccaaagacaaagaggaggaagagaggagtgTGAAACGAAAGCGAGAAGATGCCGACAGTCACgctgaagaaaaagaggaggagttCAAGAAAGTTTGTAAAGAAG GCCTTCCTGTGTTGAAAGGCTATGTGGCAGCGAGGCGTGGTGAGCGGGAGGAGATGCAGGATGCTCACGTGTTGCTTCCGGACATGAGCAGCTGTCTCTCAGCTTTGCCGGGACAAGT GTCTCGTGTCTCATACTTCGCTGTGTTCGACGGTCACGGTGGAGCTCGAGCCTCTCAATTTGCGGCAGAGCATCTTCACCACAACCTGGCAAAGAAGTTCCCCAGTG gAGATTCTGAGAATTTGGACAAACTTATTAAGAAATGTCTCCTGGACACATTCCGACAGACAGACGAAGACTTTCTTAAGAAAGCTTCTAGCCA GAAACCAGCATGGAAGGACGGCTCCACAGCTACCTGCGTTGTAGTGGTGGACGACATGATTTATGTGGCCAATCTGGGAGACAGCAGG GCAGTGTTGTGTCggatggaggcagcagcagatggAGTGAGGAGGTCGGTGACTCTGGCTCTTAGTAAAGAACACAACCCAACCATCTACGAGGAACGAATGaggatccagagagcaggaggcACTGTCCG GGACGGCAGGGTGCTGGGGGTCCTCGAGGTGTCTCGCTCCATCGGAGATGGTCAGTACAAACGCTGTGGAGTCATCTCAACCCCGGACCTGAGGAGGTGTCAGCTCACAGCCAACGACAG gtttaTAATTTTGGCCTGTGATGGTCTGTTCAAAGTGTTTTCTGCTGATGAAGCTGTGAAATTTGTCCTCAACATCCTGCAG GAGGAGAGTGTGGAGCAGAAGCCGGggctgacagaggaggaggtgcgGTTCGAAGCTGCTTGCCAACAGTTGGCCAGCGAGGCGGTGAGGCGCGGCTGTGCCGACAACGTCACTGTGATCCTGGTTTCAGTCGGCTCCTGA